A genomic stretch from Natronomonas gomsonensis includes:
- a CDS encoding formyltetrahydrofolate deformylase, with protein sequence MTREYTEITVVGDDKTGLIARVTTLLFERDINIEDLDQAVRDGVFRMTMHVDTAEMTTEKEELREALHDLGDDLDMDIQVRFPADRETRTIAVLVTKESHCLEALFEAWADGKLGAEISVIVGNHDDLEPLAEHYGVDFHDIGDEKGNPDEAELLDILAEYDTDLIVLARYMRILSPNVVFRYEDRIINIHPSLLPAFPGAEAYRQAREEGVRIAGVTAHYVTTDLDQGPIITQRAFNVPAGASVDEIERRGQPLEAEALLEAVQLHLDSAISVYHGRTELRDDVDAEGYQFGLPNAVDDLLADRPVDGLGSVVSRGEE encoded by the coding sequence GTGACCCGCGAGTACACCGAGATTACCGTCGTCGGCGACGACAAGACCGGCCTCATCGCCCGCGTGACGACGCTTCTGTTCGAGCGAGACATCAACATCGAGGACCTCGACCAGGCGGTTCGGGACGGCGTCTTTCGGATGACGATGCACGTCGACACCGCCGAGATGACGACCGAAAAAGAGGAACTCCGCGAGGCGCTTCACGACCTCGGCGACGACCTCGATATGGACATCCAGGTTCGGTTCCCGGCCGACCGTGAGACCCGAACCATTGCGGTGTTGGTCACGAAGGAATCCCACTGTCTGGAGGCGCTGTTCGAGGCGTGGGCCGACGGGAAGTTGGGCGCCGAAATCAGCGTCATCGTCGGCAACCACGACGACCTCGAACCGCTGGCCGAGCACTACGGCGTCGACTTCCACGACATCGGCGACGAGAAGGGCAATCCCGACGAGGCCGAACTACTCGACATCCTGGCAGAGTACGACACCGACCTCATCGTGTTGGCCCGATACATGCGCATCCTCAGTCCCAACGTCGTCTTCCGATACGAGGACCGCATCATCAACATCCACCCCTCGCTTCTCCCGGCGTTCCCCGGCGCCGAGGCCTACCGACAGGCGCGGGAGGAGGGCGTCCGCATCGCCGGCGTCACCGCCCACTACGTGACGACTGACCTAGACCAAGGCCCCATCATCACCCAGCGGGCGTTCAACGTTCCCGCGGGTGCAAGCGTCGATGAAATCGAGCGGCGCGGGCAGCCGCTGGAGGCCGAGGCGCTCTTGGAAGCGGTCCAGTTACACCTCGACAGCGCGATTTCGGTGTATCACGGCCGGACGGAACTCCGCGACGACGTGGACGCCGAGGGCTACCAGTTCGGCCTGCCGAACGCCGTCGACGATTTGCTGGCCGACCGCCCCGTCGACGGACTCGGCAGCGTCGTTTCCCGAGGCGAGGAGTAG
- the purS gene encoding phosphoribosylformylglycinamidine synthase subunit PurS has protein sequence MTAYTATVTVRLKRGVLDPEAETTQQALERLGFELDDLRSADRFEVDLDAADADDAEARATEMAERLLANPTIHDYTVEVAEA, from the coding sequence ATGACCGCCTACACCGCGACCGTCACCGTCCGGCTGAAGCGGGGCGTCCTCGACCCCGAGGCCGAAACGACCCAACAGGCGCTGGAACGGCTCGGGTTCGAGTTGGACGACCTCCGGTCTGCCGACCGCTTCGAGGTCGACCTCGACGCCGCCGACGCCGACGACGCCGAGGCCCGCGCCACCGAGATGGCTGAACGCCTGCTGGCGAACCCGACCATCCACGACTACACGGTCGAGGTCGCCGAAGCATAA
- the purQ gene encoding phosphoribosylformylglycinamidine synthase I: MTVAIIRFGGSNCDRDALRALEHLGIDAEIVWHDDGLPADSSGIVIPGGFSYGDYLRAGAMAARAPIMDEIRAAAEEGTPVLGVCNGAQIGSEGGLTPGAFTTNRSARFQCEPVYLRVENAETPWTEAFEEGEVIEVPIAHGEGRFEVPDDHLETLNDENRVLFRYCDADGNVTDEANPNGSKENVAGVLGADDNVAVLMPHPERASLPDIGPTDGQGVLLGFQ; the protein is encoded by the coding sequence GTGACCGTCGCCATCATCCGATTCGGTGGGTCGAACTGCGACCGCGACGCCCTCCGTGCGCTGGAGCATCTCGGCATCGACGCCGAAATCGTCTGGCACGACGACGGCCTCCCGGCGGACTCCTCGGGTATCGTCATTCCTGGCGGGTTCTCCTACGGCGACTACCTCCGGGCCGGCGCGATGGCCGCCCGTGCGCCCATCATGGACGAAATTCGGGCGGCGGCCGAGGAGGGGACGCCCGTCCTCGGCGTCTGCAACGGCGCCCAAATCGGCTCCGAGGGTGGGCTGACCCCCGGCGCGTTCACGACCAACCGGAGCGCCCGCTTCCAGTGTGAACCCGTCTACCTGCGCGTCGAGAACGCCGAGACGCCGTGGACCGAAGCCTTCGAGGAAGGCGAGGTCATCGAGGTTCCCATCGCACACGGCGAGGGACGCTTCGAGGTCCCCGACGACCACCTCGAAACGCTGAACGACGAGAACCGGGTGCTGTTCCGGTACTGTGACGCCGACGGCAACGTCACCGACGAGGCCAATCCCAACGGGTCGAAAGAGAACGTCGCGGGCGTCCTCGGCGCCGACGACAACGTCGCCGTGTTGATGCCTCACCCCGAGCGGGCGTCGCTGCCCGACATCGGCCCGACGGACGGACAGGGCGTCCTTCTCGGCTTTCAGTAA
- a CDS encoding archaeosine biosynthesis radical SAM protein RaSEA yields the protein MSQPSPDAHEQGRGMDAHNEVMREIRGRNDATYDPTEPTRVWLDEDNTPDGVVQSLTIILNTGGCRWARAGGCTMCGYVAESVEGGSVGHENLMTQIEHCLDHEAENADDETADLIKIYTSGSFLDEREVPAETRRAIAETFGDRDRIVVESLPDFVDREKLRDFTEQGLETDVAVGLETATDRVRHDAVNKYFDFSEFEAACEEARAAGAGVKAYLLMKPPFLAEPDAVEDMKRSVRRCAAVEGCHTVSMNPCNVQRYTMVEELFHDGGYRPPWLWSVCDVLESTADVDAIVVSDPVGHGSDRGPHNCGECDDLVQRAIKDFDLRQDPSVFEEVSCECEATWEYVMAEETTYNQPLVR from the coding sequence ATGAGTCAGCCGAGTCCCGACGCACACGAGCAAGGTCGGGGGATGGACGCACACAACGAGGTGATGCGGGAGATACGGGGCCGCAACGACGCGACCTACGATCCCACGGAGCCGACGCGGGTGTGGCTCGACGAGGACAACACCCCAGACGGTGTCGTCCAGTCGCTCACCATCATCCTCAACACCGGCGGCTGTCGGTGGGCACGCGCCGGCGGGTGTACGATGTGTGGCTACGTCGCCGAGAGCGTCGAGGGCGGCAGCGTCGGCCACGAGAACCTGATGACCCAAATCGAGCACTGTCTGGACCACGAAGCCGAAAACGCCGACGACGAAACGGCGGACCTCATCAAAATCTATACCTCCGGGTCGTTCCTCGACGAGCGGGAAGTGCCTGCCGAGACCCGCCGCGCCATCGCCGAGACCTTCGGCGACCGCGACCGCATCGTCGTCGAGTCCCTCCCCGATTTCGTCGACCGCGAGAAACTCCGTGATTTCACCGAACAGGGGCTGGAAACCGACGTTGCGGTCGGTCTCGAAACCGCGACCGACCGCGTCCGTCACGACGCCGTCAACAAGTACTTCGACTTCTCGGAGTTCGAGGCCGCCTGCGAAGAGGCACGGGCGGCGGGAGCGGGCGTCAAAGCGTATCTCCTGATGAAGCCGCCGTTCCTCGCCGAACCCGACGCCGTCGAGGACATGAAGCGCTCGGTTCGGCGCTGTGCCGCCGTCGAGGGCTGTCACACCGTCTCGATGAACCCCTGTAACGTCCAGCGCTACACGATGGTCGAGGAGCTGTTCCACGACGGCGGCTACCGGCCGCCGTGGCTGTGGTCGGTGTGTGACGTGCTCGAATCGACCGCGGATGTGGATGCCATCGTCGTCTCCGACCCGGTCGGTCACGGGTCGGACCGCGGCCCGCACAACTGCGGGGAGTGTGACGACCTCGTCCAGCGCGCCATCAAGGACTTCGACCTCAGACAGGACCCCTCGGTGTTCGAGGAAGTGTCATGTGAGTGTGAGGCGACCTGGGAGTACGTGATGGCAGAGGAGACGACGTACAACCAGCCGCTGGTGCGGTAG
- a CDS encoding VanZ family protein gives MPTSLPPAPRSLRYVGVLACAAVILYASVLNPGKGTPETLFGVGVTVYLHVLAYAGFAGAVGYALLAADRRALLVAAGVSVLYGAGVELVQSFLSYRTMSAFDALVNAGGASIGAALWWLVAPWFGAER, from the coding sequence GTGCCCACTTCGTTGCCTCCCGCGCCGCGGTCGCTGCGGTACGTCGGCGTCCTCGCGTGTGCTGCCGTCATCCTCTATGCCTCGGTTCTGAACCCCGGCAAGGGCACCCCGGAGACGCTGTTCGGCGTCGGCGTGACGGTGTATCTCCATGTCCTCGCTTACGCGGGCTTTGCGGGCGCGGTCGGCTACGCGCTGTTGGCTGCCGACCGCCGGGCGCTTCTCGTCGCGGCCGGTGTCTCGGTGCTGTACGGCGCCGGCGTCGAACTCGTCCAGAGCTTTCTCTCCTATCGGACGATGAGTGCCTTCGACGCACTCGTCAACGCCGGCGGCGCGTCCATCGGGGCGGCGCTGTGGTGGCTGGTCGCGCCGTGGTTCGGTGCCGAGCGGTAG
- a CDS encoding E3 ubiquitin ligase family protein, translating to MAALVEWYVFGVVLLFVAVFAVAGYYDAESSGDIIEQRTGTPTTWYMTAGFLGVIAAGIIALYGSLPEGFGGRGDAFALLVHVAPLVVGCGALAVAVDNGLVVLRLVRAKAANTDDIVRQAGTKRIAVTGLVEETPGTSPVFGRQAACWTWSLELGWDDRDIGWQTDQVGSGGVPFALDDGTGAVTVDPREAHIELYGGRRQVYDADDAQPGSVGSNLRSSIGGDRYRYEEAVAAEGRELTVLGEVDTGGTLDADRVIDAGTDDVTLRYAGRSGALTVGGVLAVYLGVRLTAAYFGTPLPF from the coding sequence ATGGCCGCGCTGGTTGAGTGGTACGTCTTCGGGGTCGTCCTCCTGTTCGTCGCGGTGTTCGCCGTCGCGGGGTACTACGACGCCGAATCCAGCGGCGACATCATCGAGCAGCGGACCGGCACGCCGACAACGTGGTACATGACGGCCGGATTCCTCGGCGTCATCGCGGCCGGCATCATCGCCCTGTACGGCTCACTACCGGAGGGGTTCGGCGGACGGGGCGACGCCTTCGCCCTGTTGGTACACGTCGCCCCGCTCGTCGTCGGCTGTGGCGCCCTCGCCGTCGCCGTCGACAACGGCCTCGTCGTCCTCCGACTGGTCCGTGCGAAGGCGGCCAACACCGATGATATCGTCCGTCAGGCGGGCACGAAACGAATCGCAGTTACGGGACTCGTCGAAGAAACACCCGGAACGTCGCCCGTGTTCGGCCGGCAGGCGGCTTGTTGGACGTGGTCGCTGGAACTCGGCTGGGACGACCGCGACATCGGCTGGCAGACCGACCAGGTCGGCTCCGGCGGCGTCCCGTTCGCCCTCGACGACGGCACTGGAGCGGTGACCGTCGACCCCCGAGAGGCGCACATCGAGTTGTACGGCGGCCGCAGGCAGGTGTACGACGCCGACGACGCCCAACCCGGTTCCGTCGGCTCGAACCTCCGGTCGTCCATCGGCGGCGACCGATACAGATACGAGGAGGCGGTCGCCGCCGAGGGTCGAGAACTGACCGTCCTCGGCGAGGTCGATACGGGCGGAACGCTCGACGCCGACCGAGTCATCGACGCCGGCACCGACGACGTGACGCTGCGTTACGCCGGCCGAAGCGGGGCTCTCACGGTCGGCGGCGTCCTCGCGGTGTATCTCGGCGTCCGCCTGACCGCCGCCTACTTCGGCACGCCGCTGCCCTTTTGA
- a CDS encoding aldehyde ferredoxin oxidoreductase family protein encodes MTDLGGFHDNVARVDLSEGSVDYESIDQEDAEKYIGARGLGVKYVFEQGPDVDPEGPENLLAFMNGPLTGTQVTMSGRIAICTKSPLTGTVTDSHHGGWSGARLKWAGFDGLLFEGKADEPVYAVVEDGEVELRDASHLWGQGFHDTRDALEEEVEGSYGKNLSVMGIGEAGENGVKYACIMNEDDRASGRGGTGCVMGSKNLKAVVVKSSTKMPKPADEETFKKGHKQAMEVITESDVTAPNEGGLSLYGTNVLMNATEEMSGLPSKNGKYTSTADARNDGYGGDDFDSEKVSGENVRENILVDEPTCHSCPVACKKEVEVDVMHKGEELNVRTESYEYESAWALGPNSGHTDRDEIALMLQRCNDHGIDTIDTGNMMAMAMEMSEEGKLDDLETIDWGDSEAIVEMISRIAHREEGLPDLLAEGPRRVAERRDAHDNTLAVKGQTMAAYDPRCMKGMAIAYATSNRGACHLRGYTPAAEILGIPEKVDPIEWEGKGELTVLFQDMHSISDSFDICKFNAFAEGIEEYVMQYNGMTGRDVGEEELMQAGERIYTLERYYNNLNGFDGSDDDLPGRFVEGHEDAVPGQGGVEGSLVELDKLKEEYYEVRGWVDGVVPDEKLEELNIDIGPGTGVSAGDSAAPADD; translated from the coding sequence ATGACAGACTTAGGCGGTTTCCACGACAACGTAGCTCGGGTCGACCTCTCGGAGGGGAGCGTCGACTACGAGAGCATCGACCAGGAGGACGCGGAGAAGTACATCGGCGCGCGCGGATTGGGTGTCAAGTACGTCTTCGAGCAGGGGCCGGACGTCGACCCCGAGGGGCCGGAGAACCTACTTGCGTTCATGAACGGCCCGCTAACCGGCACGCAGGTGACGATGAGCGGCCGTATCGCCATCTGTACGAAATCACCGCTGACGGGTACGGTTACGGACTCCCACCACGGCGGGTGGTCCGGCGCTCGCCTCAAGTGGGCCGGCTTCGACGGCCTGCTGTTCGAAGGCAAGGCCGACGAACCGGTGTATGCCGTCGTCGAGGACGGCGAAGTCGAACTCCGGGATGCCTCACACCTCTGGGGACAGGGCTTCCACGACACGCGTGATGCCCTCGAAGAGGAAGTCGAGGGGTCTTATGGCAAGAACCTCTCCGTGATGGGAATCGGTGAAGCCGGCGAGAACGGTGTCAAGTACGCCTGTATCATGAACGAGGACGACCGGGCATCCGGTCGCGGCGGCACCGGCTGTGTGATGGGGTCGAAGAACCTCAAGGCCGTCGTCGTCAAATCCTCGACGAAGATGCCCAAACCGGCGGACGAGGAGACGTTCAAGAAAGGCCACAAACAGGCCATGGAGGTCATCACCGAATCGGACGTGACTGCCCCCAACGAGGGCGGGCTTTCGCTGTACGGGACGAACGTCCTGATGAACGCGACCGAGGAGATGTCCGGGTTGCCGTCGAAGAACGGCAAGTACACCTCGACAGCCGACGCCCGCAACGACGGCTACGGCGGCGACGACTTCGACTCCGAGAAGGTCTCCGGGGAGAACGTCCGCGAGAACATCCTCGTCGACGAACCGACCTGTCACTCCTGTCCCGTCGCCTGCAAGAAGGAAGTCGAAGTCGACGTGATGCACAAAGGCGAGGAGTTGAACGTCCGCACCGAGTCCTACGAGTACGAATCGGCGTGGGCACTCGGGCCGAACTCCGGGCACACCGACCGCGACGAAATCGCGCTGATGCTCCAGCGCTGTAACGACCACGGTATCGACACCATCGACACGGGCAACATGATGGCGATGGCCATGGAGATGTCCGAGGAGGGCAAACTCGACGACCTCGAAACCATCGACTGGGGCGACTCCGAGGCCATCGTCGAGATGATTAGCCGAATCGCCCACCGCGAGGAGGGGCTGCCGGACCTGCTCGCTGAGGGGCCACGCCGCGTCGCCGAACGCCGGGACGCCCACGACAACACCCTCGCCGTGAAGGGACAGACGATGGCGGCCTACGACCCGCGCTGTATGAAGGGGATGGCTATCGCGTATGCCACCTCGAACCGCGGCGCGTGTCACCTGCGCGGCTACACGCCGGCCGCGGAGATTCTGGGGATTCCCGAGAAGGTCGACCCCATCGAGTGGGAAGGCAAAGGCGAGTTGACGGTACTGTTCCAGGACATGCACTCGATTTCGGATTCGTTCGACATCTGCAAGTTCAACGCCTTCGCGGAAGGTATCGAGGAGTACGTCATGCAGTACAACGGCATGACGGGCCGCGATGTCGGCGAAGAGGAGTTGATGCAGGCTGGCGAGCGCATCTACACCCTCGAACGGTACTACAACAACCTCAACGGCTTCGACGGGTCCGACGACGACCTGCCGGGCCGGTTCGTCGAGGGCCACGAGGACGCCGTGCCCGGACAGGGTGGTGTCGAGGGCAGTCTCGTCGAACTCGATAAGCTCAAAGAGGAGTACTACGAGGTTCGCGGCTGGGTCGACGGCGTCGTCCCCGATGAGAAACTCGAGGAGTTGAACATCGACATCGGCCCGGGAACCGGCGTCTCGGCCGGCGATTCGGCCGCTCCCGCCGACGACTAA
- a CDS encoding 30S ribosomal protein S8e, producing the protein MKSHARSTKKRTGGRRRAVRKKRKHEMGSSPTETRVGEEKLKVAETHGGNTKVRAIAKTVASVATDDGAVAADIEDVVENPSNPNYVRRNIITKGAIIETSAGRARVTSRPGQDGQVNAVLVE; encoded by the coding sequence ATGAAGAGCCACGCGCGGTCCACGAAGAAACGGACGGGCGGCCGACGCCGCGCCGTTCGCAAGAAGCGCAAACACGAGATGGGTTCCTCCCCGACGGAGACCCGTGTCGGCGAGGAGAAACTGAAAGTCGCAGAGACTCACGGCGGCAACACGAAGGTTCGCGCCATCGCCAAGACCGTCGCCAGCGTCGCCACCGACGACGGCGCCGTCGCCGCAGACATCGAGGACGTCGTCGAGAACCCCTCGAACCCCAACTACGTCCGACGGAACATCATCACGAAGGGCGCCATCATCGAGACCTCCGCGGGACGCGCCCGCGTCACCTCCCGCCCCGGTCAGGACGGGCAGGTCAACGCCGTTCTCGTCGAGTAA
- a CDS encoding aldo/keto reductase, with product MEFTTVRSVDVPAVGLGTWRLTGETCREAVHTALDVGYRHIDTAQAYGNERQVGNALRDSSVDRNEVFLATKLETKNRGYEDVLRSTEESLAKLGTDYVDLLLVHHPNVTTPLRDTLAAMNELVDAGKVRHLGVSNFDVDGLDDARRLSEHGILTNQVQYNPYWSQGELLDYCRIHDVLLTAYSPLAHGGVLDDPVLAEIAARHDKSPAQVAIRWLLQQPNVATVPKATSRDHLESNLDVFDFELTDDEMNRIRQPSKLRALSGMVKSRLRELA from the coding sequence ATGGAGTTCACGACCGTCCGAAGTGTCGACGTGCCCGCTGTCGGCCTCGGGACGTGGCGACTCACCGGCGAGACCTGTCGAGAGGCGGTCCACACCGCCCTCGACGTCGGCTATCGCCACATCGACACCGCACAGGCCTACGGCAACGAACGGCAGGTCGGAAACGCCCTCCGGGACAGCAGCGTCGACCGCAACGAGGTGTTCCTCGCGACCAAACTGGAGACGAAGAATCGAGGCTACGAGGACGTACTCCGCTCGACCGAGGAGAGCCTCGCGAAACTCGGCACCGACTACGTCGATTTGCTGTTGGTTCACCACCCCAACGTCACCACGCCGCTTCGGGACACTCTGGCTGCAATGAACGAACTCGTCGATGCCGGGAAGGTCCGCCATCTCGGCGTTTCGAACTTCGACGTCGACGGCCTCGACGACGCCCGCCGACTCTCCGAACACGGAATCCTCACGAATCAGGTCCAGTACAACCCCTACTGGAGCCAGGGCGAACTGCTGGACTACTGCCGGATTCACGACGTGCTGTTGACGGCGTACTCGCCGCTTGCCCACGGCGGCGTCCTCGACGACCCGGTGCTCGCAGAAATCGCCGCACGACACGACAAATCGCCCGCACAGGTGGCGATTCGTTGGCTCCTCCAACAACCGAACGTCGCCACCGTGCCGAAGGCGACGAGTCGCGACCACCTCGAATCGAACCTCGACGTGTTCGATTTCGAACTCACCGACGACGAAATGAACCGCATCCGCCAGCCCTCGAAACTCCGGGCGCTGTCGGGGATGGTGAAGTCGCGACTCCGGGAGTTGGCGTAG
- a CDS encoding FAD-dependent oxidoreductase — translation MPEEYDLLIVGGGISGASLLYTVSKFTDVERVALLEKEEDLAAINSHHTNNSQTLHFGDIETNYTLEKAEEVKEGAELLAGYLEAVDPDREMYSKRSKMVLAVGDEEVEELEDRYYEEGFGDLYPKLRAIGRDEIADLEPAVVEGRDPDKEMLALQTPDGYTVDYGQTTKSFVEAAREEAGVDVYTGTEVEEINETDEGFLVETDDGWFESEATVVAAGSHSLQFAQEMGYGEHLSLLPVAGSFFLADDLLNGKVYTLQMKKLPFAAVHGDADVHDDGVTRFGPTAKLVPTLERGRFSTVSDFFDVFGLRPASALSYANILSDRVLLPYVLRNLVYDIPEVGKRAFLPNVQKVVPGVELDDIERAEGYGGVRPQIVDTERKSLDMGEAKLVEEDIIFNITPSPGASTCLKNAMRDTEQVVEFLDADYTFDEEAFRAATIDNFPRAEAAEESEADADEADAEPTDDAETADAGAESDDDAGQTAVPSSTD, via the coding sequence ATGCCAGAAGAATACGACTTACTCATCGTCGGCGGCGGAATCAGCGGGGCATCGTTGCTGTACACTGTCTCGAAGTTCACGGACGTAGAGCGCGTCGCGCTTCTCGAAAAGGAGGAGGACCTTGCGGCCATCAACTCCCATCACACAAACAACTCCCAGACGCTTCACTTCGGGGACATCGAGACCAACTACACCCTCGAGAAGGCCGAGGAAGTAAAGGAAGGCGCGGAGTTGCTTGCGGGGTATCTGGAAGCGGTCGACCCCGACCGGGAGATGTACAGCAAGCGGAGCAAGATGGTGCTCGCCGTCGGCGACGAGGAAGTCGAGGAACTCGAAGACCGCTACTACGAGGAGGGCTTCGGCGACCTCTATCCGAAACTGCGTGCCATCGGGCGCGACGAGATTGCGGACCTCGAACCGGCCGTCGTCGAGGGTCGGGACCCCGACAAGGAGATGCTCGCCCTCCAGACGCCGGACGGCTACACCGTCGACTACGGACAGACGACGAAGTCGTTCGTCGAGGCCGCCCGCGAGGAGGCCGGCGTCGACGTCTACACCGGCACCGAAGTCGAGGAGATAAACGAGACCGATGAGGGATTCCTCGTCGAGACCGACGACGGCTGGTTCGAATCCGAGGCGACGGTCGTCGCCGCCGGGTCCCACAGCCTTCAGTTCGCCCAAGAGATGGGCTACGGCGAACACCTCTCGCTTTTGCCGGTCGCGGGGAGTTTCTTCCTCGCCGACGACCTCCTGAACGGGAAGGTGTACACCCTCCAGATGAAGAAACTTCCCTTCGCCGCGGTCCACGGTGACGCCGACGTTCACGACGACGGCGTCACGCGGTTCGGCCCGACGGCGAAGTTGGTGCCGACGCTGGAACGGGGTCGCTTCTCGACGGTGAGCGACTTCTTCGACGTGTTCGGGCTCCGACCGGCCTCGGCGCTGAGTTACGCGAACATCCTCTCGGACCGCGTCCTGTTGCCGTACGTGCTCCGGAACCTCGTCTACGACATCCCGGAGGTCGGCAAGCGCGCGTTCCTGCCGAACGTGCAGAAGGTCGTCCCCGGCGTCGAACTCGACGACATCGAACGAGCGGAGGGCTACGGCGGCGTCCGACCGCAAATCGTCGACACCGAGCGGAAGTCCCTCGACATGGGCGAGGCGAAACTCGTCGAGGAGGACATCATCTTCAACATCACGCCCTCGCCGGGCGCTTCGACGTGTCTAAAGAACGCGATGCGTGACACCGAACAGGTCGTCGAGTTCCTCGACGCCGACTACACCTTCGACGAGGAAGCGTTCCGGGCGGCGACCATCGACAACTTCCCGCGGGCCGAAGCGGCCGAGGAGTCCGAAGCCGACGCCGACGAGGCGGACGCCGAGCCGACCGACGACGCGGAGACGGCCGATGCCGGCGCTGAAAGCGACGACGACGCGGGTCAGACGGCGGTCCCCTCCTCGACCGATTAG
- a CDS encoding helix-turn-helix domain-containing protein, producing MRDPREELAERIAGEVTLSEDPGATIRKWREEFDVAQTTLADELDVSASVVSDYESGRRENPGIGVVRRVVEGLLAVDERRGGDRVRQHARVISAGFDSDVVYDLREYSVTVSTDRLYRAIDAEEVVAGRADTVAGHTVINSVEAIKRLSSEEFYRLYGQSTNRALVFTNVTRGESPLVALRVVTPTPSAVVLHGLDDEDLWEHAPALAQADGVSLATTTKPLEELLDSLREFP from the coding sequence ATGCGCGATCCACGGGAGGAACTCGCCGAGCGCATCGCTGGCGAGGTGACGCTTTCGGAAGACCCCGGCGCGACCATACGGAAGTGGCGCGAGGAGTTCGACGTAGCACAGACGACGCTCGCCGACGAACTCGACGTGTCCGCGTCGGTCGTCTCCGACTACGAGAGCGGCCGTCGGGAGAACCCGGGAATCGGCGTCGTTCGGCGTGTCGTCGAGGGACTGCTCGCCGTCGACGAGCGCCGCGGCGGCGACCGCGTCCGTCAACACGCCCGCGTCATCTCCGCTGGCTTCGACTCCGACGTGGTGTACGACCTCCGGGAGTACTCGGTGACGGTGTCGACTGACCGACTGTACCGCGCCATCGATGCCGAAGAAGTCGTCGCCGGGCGGGCCGACACCGTCGCCGGCCACACCGTCATCAACAGCGTCGAGGCCATCAAACGACTCTCCAGCGAGGAGTTCTATCGCCTGTACGGCCAGTCGACGAACCGAGCGCTCGTGTTCACGAACGTCACGCGCGGGGAGTCGCCGCTGGTCGCGTTGCGGGTGGTCACACCGACGCCCTCTGCGGTCGTCCTTCACGGCCTCGACGACGAGGACCTCTGGGAACACGCCCCGGCACTCGCGCAAGCCGACGGCGTCTCGCTTGCGACGACGACGAAACCGCTGGAAGAACTGCTCGATTCTTTGCGGGAGTTCCCCTAA